From the Robbsia betulipollinis genome, the window GAGGGAACTGATCGCCTCGCCCCGCGCGATCGAATGAAACTCAGGGGCGCCGCGCCAATTGATATTTGGTGTGAGCACCTTGCAATCGCGTTGAAAGGTCCATCCGAAGGGATCGATTGGCACGCAAATCGGCTTTTGTGCATCGATGGCGTCGGCGAGTCCCTGCTATTGCGAATTGCCGATGTCCGGCATGCCCGGCGCGCGGCTGATCATGACGGCAAATGAAAACCAGCCGGACAGGGAGAACCATGCCGCAAACAGGACCGGTGCCAGCCCTGCCTGAGTGACGCAGTCATTTCCTGAATGATTTCTTCGTCTTTTTTCGAAATCATGCCTTGCCGATATCCGCGCAATATTGAACGACGGATTCCGTCCGTGGAAGTGCGTGGCGCTCATGTTCGAACTCCCGGTCTAGCGATCAGACGCCGCAGTTCCGCGAACTGCTGAAAGAGACAGCCGTTATGCGGAGGCAGCGCCTTGCCCGCGCCCGAACCGCCGGCTATCCCGATCACGAAGGGTCTGCGGCTCAACCGGAAAAAGCCGTTGCGACCGACCGCGTCGTGCCAGATGAAGAAAGGCGTGGCGTGCGGCGCGTCGTCGCCGCCCGTCGCTCACGCCCGCCTTCTCACCACCAGCCACTTCGGCGCCTTGAACCGCACGATGCTCACATACAGCCAGACGTAGGTCGCCGCGAACACCACCACGAAGCAGATCAGCACCGCGGTATGCCGCCAGAACAGCGTCGCCGGGATCACCGCCAGCAGGCACAGCATCCACAGATAGGGTGAGGTCAGCGAGTTGCGGCGCGTCAGTTCGCGCGCGGTGCGCGCGCCCACCGCCCAGCGCATCAGGCGTTTGTAGACCAGCATGTGCAGGTGCACGCCGTCCGGGATGCCCGGCGAGATGCCGCGCACGAAGCGCTTGCGGTAGATCGAGAAGCACGTCTCGAAAATCGGATACATCGCCAGCAGCACCGGGTACCACGCCGAGACCGAGGGGTTGCGCATCACCAGCAGGATCGACAGTTCGCCGAGCATGAAGCCGAGCAGGTAGGCGCCGCCGTCGCCCAGGAAAATCAGGCCGGCCGGGTAGTTCCAGATGAAAAACCCCAGGATCGCGCCCATCATGGCCAGCGAGGCGGACAGCACGACCGCGTCGCCCACCTGGAACGCGACATAGGCGAGCGAGACGAACATCATGAAGGCGACCATGGCCGCCAGACCGTTGAAGCCGTCGATGATGTTGACCGCGTTCGCCAGGCCGGCCACCGCCAGCACCGTGAGCGGCACGCCCAGCCAGGCGTAGGCCAGAAACGGATCGAGCAGGGGGATGTCGATATGGGTCACGCGAATGCCCATCGCCCACCACGCGAGCAGCGCGGCGGCCATCGTGGCGAGCAGCCGGATCGTCGGCGTCACGCGCTTCGTCAGGTCTTCCGTCAGGCCGGAGAGAAAGGCGGGCAGCCCGCAGCCGGCGATGACCAGCATGCCGTAGGAGACCGCCGGGTAGGCGAAATGCAGTTGCAGCCCGGCGACGACGAATCCCAGCAGGATGCCCACGCCGCCGATGCGCGGCACCGGCGTGGCGTGGAATTTCTGCACGCCGACGAGATCGACATCCGCCGACAGGCCCGCGTGCAGATGGGAGTAGCGCACGATCAACAGCGTGGCGAGCAGCGAGACGAGAAAGCCGAGGGCGAGACTGAGCATGACGCGAGTGAGATTGGCTGACGCGGGTGGCGGGTGGCCGGTGACGGGTGGGAACGCGGCGCTGGCCGGCGCCGGCGGCCGAGCGGATCGATGCGGCCGGACGGCCGATTATAGAGGATGCGGCGACGCGGCCGCATCAATCGGCCGCGTCAGTCGGCCTCGGCGGTGTAGCCCGCCGGGTTCCCCGACTGCCAGCGCCACTGATCGACGCACATCTGCGCCAGATCCCGTTCCGCCCGCCAGCCCAGCAAATTCGTGGCCGCGGCCGGATTCGCATAGCAGGCGGCGATGTCGCCCGGCCGGCGCGCGACGATCTCGTGCGCGATGGTCTTGCCGGAGGCTTTCTCGAACGCCTGGATGGCTTCGAGCACGCTATAGCCCTGTCCGGTGCCGAGGTTGACGGTGAAGCTGGCCGGCCGGCGCTGCAGTTCGTCGAGCGCGGCGAGGTGGCCGCGGGCGAGGTCGGCGACGTGGATGTAGTCGCGTACACCGGTGCCGTCCGGGGTCGGGTAATCGCCGCCGAAGACGCGCAGCTTGGCGAGGCGACCGACGGCGACCTGGGCGATGTAGGGCATCAGGTTGTTCGGGATGCCCTGCGGATCCTCGCCGATCAGGCCGCTTTCGTGCGCGCCCACGGGGTTGAAGTAGCGCAGGGTGGCGATGCGCCAGCTCGGGTCCGAGATCAGCAGGTCGCGCAGCACCTGCTCGGCGATGAGTTTGGTCTGGCCGTAGGGGTTGGTGGCCGACAGCGGAAAGCTCTCGTCGATGGGCACCGTGTGCGGGTCGCCGTAGACGGTGGCCGACGAGCTGAAGACGAACTGTTTGACGTCGCGGCGCGCCATCACGTCGAGCACGGCCAGCAGGCCTTCGAGGTTGTTGCGGAAGTAGGCGAGCGGCTTGGCGACGGATTCGCCGACGGCCTTGAGCGCGGCGAAGTGGATGGTCGCGGTGATCGGGTGCGCGTCGAATACGCGCTCCAGCAGGGCGGTGTCGCGCACGTCGCCTTCGACGAAGCTGACGGGACGGCCGGCGATGCGTTCGATGCGGCGGATGGCCTCGCGCTTGCTGTTCACGAGATTGTCCAGCACGACGACATCGTAGCCCTCGCCCAACAATTCCACGCTGGTGTGCGCGCCGATGAATCCCGCGCCGCCGGTGACGAGGATGGTTCCCTTGCCGTTCATGGTTGCTTCCCTGATAGAAAAATGGTCTTGCCGCTGACCTGGTCCAGCGTCCGTTGATAGGCGCCGATGACGACCTGTTCGTCGAATTCCCGCTCGGCCTTGCGGCGCGCGGCGTCTTCCATCGTTTTGCGTTGCTGCGCCGGCAGGCACAGTACCCGCTGCATCGCCTCGGCGAGCCGCTGGGCGCTGCGGGCCTCGCACAGTATGCCATTGACGCCGTCCTCCACGACCTCGACGCAACCCGGCACCCGCGTGGCGATCGCGATGCGGCCCATCGCGGCGGCTTCCAGCAAGGTGCGCGGCACGCCTTCCCGATAGGACGGCAGGACGATGCAGTCGGCCGCGGCGATATGCGGACGCACATCATCGGCTTCGCCGAGGTAATCGATCAGTCCCTCAGCGCACCAAGCGTCGACTTCCGCGCGGGAAATCGCGCTGGGGTTGGCGACGCCCACCGGGCCGAGCAGTTGCCAGCAGGCCTCGGGGAAGCGCGCCTTGAGCTGTCGGGCGGCATCGACGAATTCGCCCACGCCCTTGTCCCACAGCAGGCGGCCGATGAGCAGGAAGCGAAACCGCCCGTCCGGCGCGTGCGGGCGCACCGCGAAGCGGGCCAGGTCCACGCCCTCGCCGCGCAGCAGCCGCGCGCGCCCGGGATGCACGAGCAGATCGCGCGACAGGAAGGCGTCGCGGTCGTCGGGATTCAGGAACCAGACTTCGCGCGGGAAGCGGAAGGCGAGCCGGTACAGGCCCTGCGCGATGCGCGCGGCGCGGCTGGCGTGCAGGAAGACGTAGCCCAGACCGGTGGTGACGGCGACCGACGGCACGCGCGCCAGGGCGGCGGCCAGGGTGCCATAGATGTTCGGCTTGATGGTGTAGTGAAAGACGACGTCGGGCCGCGTGCGGCGATAGATCCGGAAGAGGCTGGCAAGCGTGCGCAGGTCTTCCACCGGCCGCGTGCCCTGCGAGGCGAGCGCCAGATCGACGCAGGTGCAGCCCATCGCCGTGAGCGGCGCGAACGCGGCATCGCGCGGCGCGACGATGGTCACGCGCGCGCCGGCGCGCGCGAGCGCCTCGAGCAGGCCGCGCCGGTAATTCAGGATCGACCAGGCGGTGTTCGACACCAGGCAGATGTGCAGGGGCGCGGCCGTGTCCGGGCCGCGGGCGAACAGGGTTCGCTTGAGCGATTGCAGCCAGGCGTAGGGCATGATGAAATGGGTCAGGTTTTTCGCCAGGCCGAGCCAGTAGAAGGGGTTGAGCGGTTCCGCGTGCCGGCATTGCAGGCGCAGCGTCGAGCGGATCTGCTGGCGCCGGCGCGTGGCGCTGATGCCGCCTTCGTTGAGTTCGTAACGGATGCCGATTTCCGGCAGGTTGGCGCAGTCGTCGTGCCGCATGATCCGCAGGAACAGATCGAGGTCCTCGGCGGCCGGATAGTCCGCGCGGTAGTTGCCGGCGCGCCGCACCGCGTCGCCGCGCAGCATCATGGCCGGATGAATGAAGCAACTGCGCGCGAAGCGCTGGCGGCGGATGTCGGCCGGCGCGGCGGGAGGGGCCAGCACATACGCCCCCGCGCCTCCTGCGCCTCCCGCGTTTGCGCGGCGAACCGCCTGTGCCCACATGCCCACCGCGCCCACGCGGGGATGGGCGTCGAGATAGCGGCGTTGTTTCGACAGGCGCCCGGGGAGCGCCAGGTCGCCCGCATCGATGCGCGCGATGTAGTCGACGCGGCTGGCGCCCGCGTCGTCGCCATCGGCGAGGAGGCGTTCGACGCCAGCGGCGAGCGCGGCTTCGATGCCGCCATTGCGCGCGATGCGCAATACCTCGATGCGCAGGTTCGCGGGCGGCGCGCCGGCCAGCGGGGCGTGGGGGTCGAAGGGCGGCTGGCTGCCGTCGTCCACGACCAGCACGCGCAGCACGGGCCAGTCGGGCTCGTCGAGCGAGACGATCGTGCGCCAGGCGTCGGCCAGCGCGTTGTAGACCGGCAGCAGGACCGCGACGGATGAGGAGGGTGCGGCAGCATTCATGATGGACTCACGGACAGCACCCGTTGAATATAGACGGCATCGGCCGCGAGGGCGACGCCATAGCCGATTGCCAGGCCCGCGAGCGCGCCGAAGCCGCCGAAGGCGGGAATCAGCAGCAGGTTCGCGACGCAGGCGGCGCACAGGGCGGCCGCCCATTTTGCCAGCACGACGTAACGCGCCTGGTATTTGAGGACGATCAGGTTGCAGATCGCCTCGAGTCCGGCGAGCACGGACAGCCACGCGGCCCATCGCAGGAAAGCGGCCGCATGCTCGAAGCCCGGGCCGAAGACGAGGCGGATGATGAAGGGCGCGCACGCGCCGATCACCACGGCGCCGAGCGCCATCGTCGCGCCCGTGAGCATCAGCAGGCGGACGAGATTGCGACGCAGCCGCGCCGGCTCGGCGACGCGATAGACGAAGGCGGGCGCCACGGTCTGCGCGAGCATCAGCGCCAGGGTGATCCAGTTTTCGTTCAGTTGCTGCGCGGCGGCGTAACGGCCCAGTTCGGCGAAGCCGACATAGTGCTGGAGCATCAGCCGGTCGAGCTTCATGAACAGGTACATGCAGACCAGACCGAGCCAGAATACCGAGCCCGCGGCGGCGAAATGGCGCAGCAGCGCCGGGTCGACGCGCCAGCGAAAACCGGCATGCCGGCGTTGATAGATCAGCAAGCCGAGGCCGATCACGGCGGATTCCACCGCCCAGACCCCGCCGAAGCCGCCGGGCGGCAAGGCCGCGCGCGCCAGCAGGAAGACCGCAAGCGCCTTGACCAGCGCGCTGGACAGGCTCAGGAGCAGCGCGGGTCTGGAATAGGTGCGCGCCTGAAGCCAGGCGCTGACCACGCCGAACGGTTCCCGAAACACCAGCGTCAGCGCCAGGCCGGCGAGCATGGCCGCGACGACCGGATCGAACGGCCCCTGCGCGTGGCCCAGCGCGCGGCCCGCGGCGAGCAGCGTCCAGACCAGCGCGAGGGCGGTGAGCGACACCGCCATGCGCAGCGCGAACGCGCTACCCATGATGCTGGCGAGCGGGGCGCCGTCGGGCGCGGCGCCCGGCGCGCATTTTTTACCGGGGCGCGGTGCGGTATGATCGGGGCGTCGACCGTCATTCCGAGAGGCCTCCTCGCGCGCGCCGGCGGCCACCATCGCCGGCACGAGGATCTCGGCGCCACACACCCAGGTCAGCGGCGCGGCCACGGTCAGCAGGGTGTTGGCGTACTGCCACTTGCCGAAGACGTCCGGTCCCAGGTAGCGCGCGAGGACGCCGCTGGTGACGATCGCGACACCGATCTGCGTCAGGCGTTCGGCCGCGAGCCAGCCCAGATTGGCCAGCGCCGCGCCCGCGTCGCCGCGCAGCAGCCGGCCCGCGCCGCGCCATGGGCGATCCATGCCGCCCGTCACGCGGCGCGGCGCGTGGCAGCGGCGCGACGGCCGGCAGGGGGAGCGGGAAGTGTGCCGCTACGTGCGGTAGAGAGCAATACGCGCGCAAGGCTTCGCATAGAATGTCCGGTAAGGGGCCTGCCTCGGCACGGGGGTGCGGGGGCGGCGTCAGCCGACGGGGACATCGTCCGCACGTCGGTTTGGCAGTGACAACCCGTAATCAGCCCGCAATTATATTGAAGTCGGCATGGTTTCTGCATGCCGATCCGATGATTTTCAAAAAACAAAGGTACGGCACAGCAATGGTTTCCAACTCCATTTTCAAGGCATACGACATCCGTGGCGTGATCGGCAAGACGCTGGACGCGGACGTGGCGCGACAGATCGGCAAGGCCTACGGCAGCGAAGTGCGCGAGAAGGGCGGCGATGCCGTCGTCATCGGCCGCGACGGCCGCCTGTCGGGCCCGGAGCTGTCCGTGGCGCTGGCCGAAGGCCTGCGCTCGGCCGGCGTGGACGTGGTGGACATCGGCATGGTGCCGACGCCGGTCGGCTATTTCGCGACGAACGTGCCGTTGAAGCTGGAGGGCGGCGAGCGCGACGTGGATTCGTGCATCGTCATCACGGGAAGCCACAATCCGCCGGACTACAACGGTTTCAAGATGGTCCTGCGCGGCCAGGCGATCTACGGCGACGCGATCCAGGGCCTGTACCAGCGGATCGTCGACCAGCGCTTCACCGAAGGCGCGGGCGCGTTGCACGCCTACGACATCGCCGATGAGTACATCGCGCGCATCGTCGGCGACATCAAGGCCGTGCGCCCGATGAAGCTGGTGCTCGACGCCGGCAACGGCGTGGCGGGCGGGCTCGCGCCGCGTCTGTTCAAGGCGCTGGGCGCCGAGGTGCAGGAACTGTTCTGCGAGGTCGACGGCAATTTCCCGAACCACCACCCAGACCCGGCGCACGCGGAGAACCTGCAGGACGTGATCCGCGCGCTGAACGAGACCGACGCCGAGATCGGCTTCGCGTTCGACGGCGACGGCGACCGCCTGGGGGTGGTGACCAAGGACGGCCAGATCATCTATCCGGATCGTCAACTGATGCTGTTCGCCGAGGAAGTGCTGTCGCGCAACCCGGGCGGCCAGATCATTTACGACGTGAAGTGCACGCGCAACCTCGCCACCTGGGTGCGCGAGAAGGGCGGCGAGCCGCTGATGTGGAAAACGGGCCACTCGCTGGTCAAGGCCAAGCTGAAGGAAACCGGCGCGCCGCTCGCGGGCGAGATGAGCGGCCACGTGTTCTTCAAGGACCGCTGGTACGGTTTCGACGACGGCCTGTACACCGGCGCGCGGATGCTGGAGATCCTCTCGCGCGTGGCCGACCCGAGCGCCCTGCTCAACGGCCTGCCGAACTCGCTGTCCACGCCCGAACTGCAGATCAAGCTCGAGGAAGGCGAGAATGTCGCCCTGATCGCCAAGATGCAGAAAAACGCCCAGTTCACCGGTGCGGACGACGTCGTGACGATCGACGGCATGCGCGTCGAGTATCCGGACGGCTTCGGTCTGGCACGCTCGTCGAACACCACGCCGGTGGTCGTCCTGCGTTTCGAGGCCGACAACGAGGCGGCGCTGACGCGCATCCAGGAGGACTTCCGCCGTGTCATCCTGGCGGAGAAGCCGGACGCGAAACTGCCGTTCTGACGGCAGCGCCACCGGACCGCGCCGCGCCGCCTGGCCGCAGGTCCGCCGGCGAGAGATTCGACGGCAAGAGGTTCGACGGCACGTTCGGTGACCCGGAAGGGCGGTGCGCGGCAGGACCGCGCACCGCCCCTGCACACGATTGGTTACAGATTTGTTACCACATCGTTTCATGTGGCGTCCTATTGACGCGGTAAAATCGTTGTTTTTTTCAACGAATGACTGCCTCTGACCGTCCGCCCTTGAAAATCGCCATCGTAAAAGTGTCGTCGCTGGGCGATGTGGTGCATGCCATGCCGGTTATTGCCGATATTCGCCGGCATCATCCCGATGCGCAGATCGATTGGGTCGTCGAGGAGGCGTTCGTCGACCTGGTGCGTCTGGTGCACGGCGTACGGCGGGTGATTCCGGTCGCCCTGCGGCGCTGGCGGCACCAGCCGTTCGCCTCGCGCACGCGCGGCGAGTGGGCGGCCTGCAAGCGTCAGTTGCGCGAAGAACAATACGACCACGTGATCGATTGCCAGGGCTTGGTGAAAACCGCCTGGCTGGCATCGCGCGCGCGCGGGCCGGTGACGGGACTCGCGAACCGCACCGACGGCGCGGGCTACGAATGGCCGGCCCGTTATTTCTACCAGACGTCGATTCCCATCGAGCGCCGCACCCACGTGGTCGAGCGTTCGCGCCAGCTCGTCGCGGCGGCGTTGCGGCTGCCCGTGCCCGAGGTCGATCCGTCGCAGATCGATTTCGGCCTCGACACCCGCGCGAGCGCGCTGGCGCTGGCGCAAGTGGGCATGAACCTGCCGGTGCCGTATGTGGTCTTCGTCCACGCCAGTTCCCGCGCGGACAAGCAATGGCCGGAAACCGAGTGGATCGCGCTGGGCGAGGCGCTGGTGCGGCGGGGCGCCTCCATCGTCCTGCCCTGGGGCAACGAGGAAGAGCACCTGTGCAGCAAGCGCATCGCCGAGGCGTTCGGCGACGCGGCGCTGGTGCCGCCGCGTCTCTCGCTGCCCGCGGTGGTCGGGCTGCTCGACGGCGCGGCCGCGACGGTCGGCGTGGACACCGGGCTCGTGCATATCGCCGCGGCGCTGAAGCGGCCGACCGTCGAGCTGTACAATTTCTCGACCGCCTGGCGCACCGGGGGCTACTGGTCGCAGAAAGTCATCGAGATCGGCGCCGCGAACCAGCCGCCGCACCTGGTGGATGTCAAGCGCGCGCTGGGCGATTTCGGTCTCCTGTGACGTCGCGCGGGCCCGGCGCGCCGCAAATCGGCTATCCTGCCGGATGATCGGTCCGATCTTCTGAAAAGCGCCTGTCCATGAGCACCTCTCAAATCATCGAAGTCGAAGGCGACTGGGATGCCCGTCACCTGTCGGCGCCCCGCGAAACCCTGGTGGCCGCGCTCGAGCGGGGCCGCGTGCTGTACTTCCCCCATCTCGATTTTCCGCTGGATGCCGACGAGACCGCCCTGCTGGACCCGGCGATCGCGGATCCCAAGCGCAAGAACATCAGTCTCGCGCCCGATGGCGCGCTGGCCGGCGTGGCCGGCGACGCGGCGGCGCAGGCCCGGGTCCGCGCGCTGATCACCCGCTACCAGGCGCGTGCGGCAAGCCTGATCGACGGTCTCGCGCCGGCTTACCGCGGCCGCCTGCGCGCGGCGCCCACCAGCCTGCGCCTGCACCGCGTGGAGACGCGCCAGACCTCGTGGCGTGCCGACGACAGCCGGCTGCACCTGGATGCCTTTCCGTCCCGCCCGAACCGCGGCGAGCGGATCCTGCGCATTTTCACGAACGTCAATCCCGGGGGCGAGCCGCGCGTGTGGCGCGTCGGCGAACCGTTCGAGGACGCCGCGCGGCGCTTCCTGCCCCGCATCGCGCCGCAACGGCCGGGCAGCGCCTGGCTGTTGCAGACGCTGGGCATCACCAAATCGCGGCGCACGCCGTACGATCACCTGATGCTCGGCCTGCACGATGCGATGAAGGCCGATCTCGAATATCAAAAAAGTTGCGAACAGCAGACGATGCCGTTTCCGCCCGGCAGCGTCTGGGTCTGTTTCTCGGACCAGACCTCGCATGCGGTGATGTCGGGGCAGTTCATGCTCGAACAAACCTTCTTCCTGCCCGCCGCGGCGATAGTCGAGCCCGCGTGCGCGCCGCTGGGCGTGCTCGAACGGCTGACCGGCCGCACGCTGATCTGAGCCGCCGCATGCCTTCCTCGTCTGCCGTGCCCGCGTGGCGGATTCGTCTGCTGCGCGCCGTCTATCGCTGTCTCTGGTGGCTGGTCGCGCCGGGCGCCGTGGTGCGTCTGCTGTGGCGCTCGCGCCAGGAAGCGGGTTACCGGCGCCATATCGGCGAGCGCTTCGGATTCGGCGGGGCGGTCGTTGGCGGCGCGCCCTCCGGCGGCGTGTCTCCGGGCGTTCGTCCGCTGATCTGGGTGCATGCGGTCTCGGTGGGCGAGACGCGCGGCGCGCAACCCCTGATCGACGCCTTGCTGGCCGCCCATCCCGAGGCGCAGCTGCTCATCACGCACATGACGCCAGGCGGCCGCGCGGCCAGTCTCGCGCTGTTCGGCGACCGGGTGATCCGCGCCTATCTGCCGTACGACATGCGCGGTCCGGTGCGGCGTTTCCTGCGGCACTACCGGCCGCATGTCGGCGTGGTGATGGAAACCGAGGTGTGGCCGACGCTGATCGACGAATGCGCACGGGCCGGCGTGCCGCTGGTGCTCGCCAACGCCCGCATGTCCGAGCGCTCGTTCCGGCGCGCGGCGCGCTTTGGCGCCGGCGCGCGCGCGGTCTTCGGGGGGCTGACGGCGGTGCTGGCGCAGACCGAGGCGGACCGTCAGCGCCTGGCCGCGCTCGGCGCGCGGCGGGTCGACGTGCTGGGCAACATCAAGTTCGACGTGCGGATCGACCCGGCGCTCGTCGCGCGCGGACAGCGCTGGCGCGCGGCGATCGGCGCCCGGCCCGTGTGGGTGGCGGCGAGCACGCGGGAAGGGGAGGAAACGCTGGTGCTGGAAGCGTTCGCCCGGCAACTCGCCGTCGGTCCGGCCGACGCGCTGCTGATCCTGGTGCCGCGCCATCCGCAACGTTTCGACGAGGTGAGCGATCTGGTGTCGCGCGCGTGGCGCGGCATTCGGCGCACGGCATGGGCCGCGGCGGCACCGGATGCGGGATTGCTGGCGCTGGACATCCAGGTGATGGTCGGCGATTCGATGGGCGAACTCGCGGCCTATTACGCCGCGGCGGATCTGGCCTTCATCGGCGGCAGCCTCGTGCCCACCGGCAGCCACAACCTGATCGAGGCGGCGGCGGTGGGCTGCCCGGTGCTCGTCGGGCCGCACACCTTCAATTTCGCGCAGGCCAGCCTGCATGCGATCGAATCGGGCGCCGCGTTGCGGGTCGATTCGCCCACGGCGCTGGGGGAGTCGGTGGCCGCGCTATTGTCCGACCCCGCGCGCCGGCGGACGATGGCGACGGCGGCGCGCGCGTTCGCCGAACGGGATCGCGGCGCCACCGCGCGCACGGTCGAGGCGCTCGCGACGTATCTGGCGCGCTAGCGGCGAAAACGGCGCGAGCGGTAATTCACGGCAGACGGCTCAATACGTCGGCACCGACGGGTCGACCTGACGCGACCATGCGTCGATGCCGCCCGACAGGTTCAAGACCTGGGTGAAGCCGCGCGATTCGAGAAACATCGCGACCTGCGCGCTGCGCGCGCCATGGTGGCAGATGCAGACGACTTCGGCGTCCGGGTCGATTTCCTCGCTGCGCGCCGGGATCTGGCTCATCGGGATCGACGTGCTGCCGGCGATCGCGGCCGTCTGCACTTCCCAGGGCTCGCGCACGTCGAGCAGGACCGGAGCGGGGCGGGACGCGTCGGCGAGGCGTTCGGCGAGAGCGGTGGGGGCGAGCTGTTGCATCGAAGGTCCGGAAAATGAGACACGAAACGGAAAAGTGGTGCCGGCGGCTGGCGCCGACGGCACCCTCATGCGGTCAAAAGGCCGGTCAGAACGTGAAACGCTGCGGCTGCAAGGCGTTGCGCAGCGGCGTCACATAGGTCTCGAACAGGTCGACGATGCGGAATTCGGTTTCGTTCAGCCGCGTGGCGATCTGCGCCTTCATCACCGGTGCATCGCCGACGAAGGCGGACATCCGGCCGCCCACCTTCAATTGCTCGAGCAGCGTCTGCGGCAGTACCGGCAGGCCGCCGGAGACGACGATCACGTCGTACGGCGCGTTCGCGGGCCAGCCGCGCGCGGCGTCCCCGACGGCCAGTTCCACGTTCGATACCGCGTTCGCGAGCAGGTTCTGCTGCGCGAAGGCGGCGATCTCCGGGTCCAGTTCGACGCTCAGCACCTGCTGCGCGCGGGCGCCGAGCAGGGCGGCCATATAGCCCGAGCCGGTACCGATCTCCAGCACCGATTCATGCTTGCGCACCGCGAGTTCCTGCAGGATGCGCGCTTCGATCTTCGGCGACAGCATGTGCTCGCCGTGCGGCAGCGGAATGTCGAAATCGGCAAAGGCCAGATTGCGGTACGGCGCCGTGACGAACTGCTCGCGTTTGACGACCGCCAGCAGTTCGAGCACGTCGCTGTCCAGCACCTCCCAGGGCCGGATCTGCTGCTCGATCATGTTGAAGCGCGCTTGTTCGATATTCATGATGTTTGCCAATGCCTGCCGATGTCGGGGAATGCCGCACCGGGGATTGTAACAAATCGGTTTGCATCCCGGCAGCGCATTGCCGTGGCAAGCGCGAAGGCTTCCGGTAAGATCGTCGTTCGCCGTGGGGTCGGCGCACCGGCCGCGCAGGGTCCGGCGCGCGTGGTCCGGCGGATCGAATCAACCATCCGGCGCGCGGCCGGATCCCGCAAAGGAGCGAGTGCGATGAGCAGTGAATTGGACCGGCGGACGGTATCCGAGCGGCGCCGTCTGGTGTTGCAGCTGGGCGTGGCGACGGCGCTGGCCGGCGTGTTGCCGTTGGGCGCGTGCGCGACCTTTCCCTTTCTCCCGGATCACTACACGTTCAGCGTGGCGGAAATGCAGCGCGCCGTGGCCCGCAAGTTCCCTTATCACAAGCGCATCTCGCAGATCGTCGATCTGACGCTCGACGACCCGGTCCTGGGAACCCGGCCGGACGCGAACCGGCTCTCGATCGGCGCGCACGCGCATATC encodes:
- a CDS encoding Kdo hydroxylase family protein; the protein is MSTSQIIEVEGDWDARHLSAPRETLVAALERGRVLYFPHLDFPLDADETALLDPAIADPKRKNISLAPDGALAGVAGDAAAQARVRALITRYQARAASLIDGLAPAYRGRLRAAPTSLRLHRVETRQTSWRADDSRLHLDAFPSRPNRGERILRIFTNVNPGGEPRVWRVGEPFEDAARRFLPRIAPQRPGSAWLLQTLGITKSRRTPYDHLMLGLHDAMKADLEYQKSCEQQTMPFPPGSVWVCFSDQTSHAVMSGQFMLEQTFFLPAAAIVEPACAPLGVLERLTGRTLI
- the waaA gene encoding lipid IV(A) 3-deoxy-D-manno-octulosonic acid transferase, which codes for MLRAVYRCLWWLVAPGAVVRLLWRSRQEAGYRRHIGERFGFGGAVVGGAPSGGVSPGVRPLIWVHAVSVGETRGAQPLIDALLAAHPEAQLLITHMTPGGRAASLALFGDRVIRAYLPYDMRGPVRRFLRHYRPHVGVVMETEVWPTLIDECARAGVPLVLANARMSERSFRRAARFGAGARAVFGGLTAVLAQTEADRQRLAALGARRVDVLGNIKFDVRIDPALVARGQRWRAAIGARPVWVAASTREGEETLVLEAFARQLAVGPADALLILVPRHPQRFDEVSDLVSRAWRGIRRTAWAAAAPDAGLLALDIQVMVGDSMGELAAYYAAADLAFIGGSLVPTGSHNLIEAAAVGCPVLVGPHTFNFAQASLHAIESGAALRVDSPTALGESVAALLSDPARRRTMATAARAFAERDRGATARTVEALATYLAR
- a CDS encoding rhodanese-like domain-containing protein gives rise to the protein MQQLAPTALAERLADASRPAPVLLDVREPWEVQTAAIAGSTSIPMSQIPARSEEIDPDAEVVCICHHGARSAQVAMFLESRGFTQVLNLSGGIDAWSRQVDPSVPTY
- a CDS encoding protein-L-isoaspartate O-methyltransferase family protein, whose amino-acid sequence is MNIEQARFNMIEQQIRPWEVLDSDVLELLAVVKREQFVTAPYRNLAFADFDIPLPHGEHMLSPKIEARILQELAVRKHESVLEIGTGSGYMAALLGARAQQVLSVELDPEIAAFAQQNLLANAVSNVELAVGDAARGWPANAPYDVIVVSGGLPVLPQTLLEQLKVGGRMSAFVGDAPVMKAQIATRLNETEFRIVDLFETYVTPLRNALQPQRFTF